The following are from one region of the Bradyrhizobium septentrionale genome:
- a CDS encoding IclR family transcriptional regulator has product MANEPDSSNDGPLDRAIAILVFVAEQKKALSAAEIAAALSLPLPTAHRLIGNLETRGLIQKALGTKRYVVGSKLVTLAAKTIGAAFRTVRRHAVLSAVADRIGEQCEIGVVRDNVVVYVDSVRSKQQQALQFNPGEAAPLHCTSTGKIYMSRLPAKVRERLVKSLPLVRYTPTTIADPDALLALLDETRRRGWAKTNEEFVQGVVGCAVPIVSPAGDLIACLGVSVPAARVGFAGLDAFIAPLQEAAALLSETILQDYEEDLIDSHFSE; this is encoded by the coding sequence GTGGCCAACGAACCTGACAGTTCCAACGACGGGCCGCTGGATCGGGCCATCGCGATCCTGGTCTTCGTTGCCGAACAGAAGAAGGCGTTGTCGGCTGCCGAGATCGCCGCCGCGCTTTCCCTTCCACTTCCGACGGCGCATCGGCTGATCGGCAATCTCGAAACCCGAGGCCTGATCCAGAAGGCGCTCGGGACCAAGCGCTACGTGGTCGGAAGCAAGCTGGTGACGCTGGCCGCCAAGACGATCGGCGCAGCGTTCCGCACCGTGCGCCGGCACGCCGTGCTGAGTGCGGTGGCCGACCGCATCGGCGAACAGTGCGAGATCGGCGTCGTCCGCGACAACGTCGTGGTCTATGTCGACAGCGTTCGCTCCAAGCAACAGCAGGCGTTGCAGTTCAATCCGGGCGAAGCGGCTCCGCTCCACTGCACGTCGACGGGCAAGATCTACATGAGCCGGCTGCCCGCGAAGGTCCGCGAGCGGCTGGTCAAATCGCTCCCCCTCGTCCGCTACACGCCGACGACGATTGCCGATCCCGACGCGTTGTTGGCTTTGCTCGACGAGACACGGCGCAGAGGCTGGGCGAAGACCAACGAGGAATTCGTGCAGGGCGTTGTGGGTTGCGCTGTGCCGATCGTCTCGCCGGCCGGCGATCTCATCGCATGCCTGGGCGTTTCAGTGCCTGCCGCGCGGGTCGGCTTCGCGGGGCTCGATGCCTTCATCGCCCCATTGCAGGAGGCGGCAGCGCTGCTGTCCGAAACGATCCTACAGGATTACGAAGAAGATCTCATAGATTCTCATTTTTCGGAATAA
- a CDS encoding aminotransferase class V-fold PLP-dependent enzyme has product MRQHYDVSAVRKAFPAAEHVVYLDSGFQTPLSRPVKEAYERFLWEGFENAGPKRIWLNRLEETRAKVADFLGVEPHEIAFTKNTSESMNIAANALPLRAGDKVLMIHGDHPNNAYAFLNLRKKGVEIVFIPMTDVVDAESFRPHIDDRTRAISMSHVTFHAGHRFDVESVGELCAQHSLYFVVDVMQGIGVVPIDAKAMKATFIGSGTHKGLLVPQGLGLLYWDSTRTELEPAYLAAASLAEPPLDFIARPDNMALPTTAGRFELGNYNLPAIQALGAAIDLINQVGIEKIQQHCFDVGDYLIEGLDRLDVGLVGPRERQHRAPHIYVIALPTAEWLDYFTQNGIRVSPERDGIRVSLGMFNTTEDIDRLIEAIRARNAPASQARTAVLSKLG; this is encoded by the coding sequence ATGCGCCAGCACTACGACGTATCAGCCGTCCGCAAGGCCTTTCCGGCTGCCGAGCACGTGGTTTATCTCGACAGCGGTTTTCAGACGCCGCTCTCCCGGCCGGTGAAGGAGGCCTATGAACGCTTTCTCTGGGAAGGCTTCGAGAATGCTGGCCCGAAGCGGATCTGGCTCAATCGCCTCGAAGAGACCCGCGCGAAAGTTGCTGATTTCCTCGGGGTCGAGCCACACGAGATCGCGTTCACCAAGAACACGTCCGAGAGCATGAACATCGCCGCCAACGCGCTGCCGCTTCGTGCCGGCGACAAGGTTCTGATGATCCACGGCGATCATCCCAACAACGCCTACGCCTTCCTCAATCTGCGAAAGAAGGGCGTTGAGATCGTCTTCATCCCCATGACCGACGTCGTCGATGCGGAGAGCTTCCGGCCGCATATCGACGACAGGACGCGCGCGATCTCGATGTCGCACGTCACATTTCACGCAGGTCATCGCTTCGATGTGGAGAGCGTGGGCGAACTCTGCGCGCAGCATTCGCTCTACTTTGTCGTGGACGTGATGCAGGGCATCGGCGTGGTGCCGATCGACGCCAAGGCCATGAAGGCCACATTCATCGGCTCCGGCACGCACAAGGGTCTGCTCGTGCCGCAAGGGCTCGGCCTGCTCTACTGGGACTCGACGCGGACCGAGCTGGAGCCGGCCTATCTCGCGGCGGCAAGCCTCGCCGAACCGCCGCTCGACTTCATCGCCCGGCCGGACAACATGGCCCTGCCCACGACTGCGGGCCGCTTCGAGCTCGGCAACTACAACCTTCCCGCAATCCAAGCCTTGGGCGCGGCGATCGACCTCATCAACCAGGTCGGGATCGAGAAGATCCAGCAACATTGTTTCGACGTCGGCGATTACCTGATCGAAGGTCTCGATCGGCTCGATGTCGGTCTGGTCGGCCCGCGCGAGCGGCAGCACCGCGCGCCGCACATCTATGTCATCGCCTTGCCGACTGCCGAATGGCTGGATTACTTCACCCAGAACGGCATCCGCGTCTCGCCGGAGCGCGACGGCATCCGCGTGTCGCTCGGCATGTTCAACACCACTGAAGACATCGACCGCCTCATCGAGGCGATCCGCGCCCGCAACGCGCCAGCAAGCCAGGCCCGTACGGCGGTTCTGTCAAAGCTCGGTTAG
- a CDS encoding dicarboxylate/amino acid:cation symporter, producing MQPGSRVQTPNRLTTYIMVSLFLGIAVGYACNVVASPEQAKAIAGYFAIVSDIFLRMIKMIIAPLVFATIVSGISSLGASGGAVGRIAVKSLAWFITASVLSLSVGLVLANLLQPGHGLGLALPDANATANVQTSSLNIKDFAAHVFPISVVQAMAGNEVLQILVFSMFFGFALSAVKGTLAPDIARSIDQIVPVMLKFTDYVMRFAPVGVFAAMAAVITTQGLGVLVTYGKFVSAFYFGLVVLWAIIIGAGSVVLGGSIKELLRLLRQPMMIAFSTSSSEAAFPKMIEQLMKFGVSERITGFVLPLGYSFNLDGSMMYQTFAALFVAQAFNIEMPLTTQIAMLLLLMITSKGIAGVPRASLVVAAATLPTFGLPAGGLVLLIGIDAFLDMGRTMTNVIGNGVATAVVAKWENELGEPVEQDANFLSTAAAG from the coding sequence ATGCAGCCAGGCAGCAGAGTCCAGACCCCGAACAGGCTGACCACGTACATCATGGTGAGCCTGTTTCTCGGCATCGCCGTCGGTTACGCGTGCAACGTTGTCGCGAGCCCGGAACAGGCCAAGGCGATCGCCGGCTATTTCGCGATCGTGTCGGACATCTTCCTGCGCATGATCAAGATGATCATCGCGCCACTGGTGTTCGCCACCATCGTCTCCGGGATTTCCAGCCTCGGCGCCAGCGGCGGCGCGGTGGGACGCATCGCCGTCAAATCGCTGGCCTGGTTCATCACCGCCTCGGTGCTGTCGCTGTCGGTCGGGCTCGTGCTCGCGAACCTGCTCCAACCGGGACACGGTCTCGGTCTCGCGCTGCCCGATGCGAATGCCACGGCCAATGTCCAGACCAGCAGCCTGAACATCAAGGATTTCGCCGCCCACGTCTTCCCGATCAGCGTCGTCCAGGCGATGGCCGGCAACGAGGTGCTGCAAATCCTCGTGTTCTCGATGTTCTTCGGCTTTGCGCTGAGTGCGGTCAAAGGCACGCTTGCCCCTGATATCGCGCGGTCGATCGATCAGATCGTCCCAGTGATGCTGAAGTTCACCGACTATGTCATGCGCTTTGCGCCGGTTGGCGTGTTCGCGGCCATGGCCGCGGTCATCACCACGCAGGGGCTCGGCGTCCTCGTCACCTATGGAAAGTTCGTCAGCGCCTTCTACTTCGGATTGGTGGTGCTCTGGGCGATCATCATCGGCGCGGGCAGCGTCGTGCTCGGCGGGTCGATCAAGGAGCTGCTGCGGCTGCTCCGGCAACCGATGATGATCGCCTTCTCGACGTCCAGCAGCGAGGCGGCCTTCCCGAAGATGATCGAGCAGTTGATGAAGTTCGGCGTATCGGAGCGGATCACCGGCTTCGTCCTGCCGCTCGGGTATTCGTTCAATCTCGACGGTTCGATGATGTACCAGACCTTCGCCGCCCTGTTCGTCGCACAGGCTTTCAATATCGAGATGCCGCTCACGACCCAGATCGCGATGCTGCTGCTCCTGATGATCACCAGCAAGGGCATCGCCGGCGTGCCGCGCGCGTCGCTTGTCGTTGCCGCCGCCACCCTCCCGACCTTCGGCCTGCCGGCAGGCGGCCTCGTCCTGCTGATCGGGATCGACGCCTTCCTGGACATGGGACGGACGATGACCAACGTCATCGGAAACGGCGTTGCAACCGCCGTCGTTGCAAAATGGGAGAACGAACTGGGCGAGCCCGTCGAGCAAGACGCCAACTTCCTGTCGACGGCCGCCGCGGGGTAG
- a CDS encoding multicopper oxidase family protein, with amino-acid sequence MARRLSTACCVIAAACLGLAASGMTAWLGATGLQDAPRTQQDVCARPEPGSALEEPAELRSRDGVLETDLSIHDQKLPDGTSRYCYLTPDGKPSPTLRLKPGDQLVIHFKNDLVDLDTATPAIDRPLAGAPICTTRPKADVCASGAMTPISTNLHFHGLTVPPVCHQDDVLKTSIQPDDAPFEYRLRIPDDAPPGLYWYHPHLHGFSKTQVLGGASGALIIEGIERADPSLAGLPERVLVIRDQDLVNPDAPPSKSEPVMTKSQLDNDGDVANSGTGFGKPSKDLSVNFVPVPYPNYPPAQLTMKPGERQLWRVLNASAITYLNLALLVGRTPQQIGIVGLDGVPLQFEGSPSPSVQRVNHIGLPPGARAEFIVEGPPAGAQALLVTRAVDTGPAGENDPNRALVAITTSVNASEPQARLPAHAEPLPRSERPWVGDVAPVRVRKLFFSEQPENPNDPNSPTKFFMTLDGETPKPFDPQSDIPDITVRQGDVEDWIIENRSMELHDFHIHQLHFQLLDWSGVAVNEPFLRDTVNVPYYNGRMLKYPSVRLRMDFRDPSIVGTFVYHCHVLEHEDGGMMGRIKVVPRDTASSTKPLNQQKGEL; translated from the coding sequence GTGGCACGACGACTTTCGACAGCTTGTTGTGTCATCGCCGCGGCCTGTCTCGGGCTTGCTGCGAGCGGCATGACGGCTTGGCTCGGCGCAACGGGCTTGCAGGACGCGCCGCGAACGCAACAAGACGTTTGTGCGCGGCCGGAGCCTGGCAGCGCGCTCGAGGAACCCGCCGAATTGCGCAGCCGCGACGGCGTGCTCGAAACCGACCTCAGTATCCACGATCAGAAGCTGCCGGATGGAACGAGCCGCTATTGCTACCTGACACCGGACGGCAAGCCGTCGCCGACGCTGCGGTTGAAGCCGGGCGATCAGCTGGTCATCCATTTCAAGAACGACCTCGTCGACCTCGACACGGCAACGCCGGCGATCGACCGCCCGCTCGCCGGCGCACCGATCTGCACGACGAGACCGAAAGCCGACGTTTGCGCGAGCGGCGCGATGACGCCGATCTCGACCAATCTGCACTTCCACGGGCTGACCGTGCCGCCGGTCTGCCACCAGGATGATGTGCTGAAAACCTCGATCCAGCCCGACGATGCGCCGTTCGAGTATCGTCTGCGCATCCCGGACGACGCCCCGCCCGGCCTCTATTGGTATCACCCGCATCTGCACGGCTTCAGCAAGACCCAGGTGCTCGGCGGCGCCTCCGGCGCGCTGATCATCGAAGGCATCGAGCGCGCCGATCCGTCGCTCGCCGGCCTCCCCGAGCGCGTGCTCGTGATCCGCGACCAGGATCTCGTCAATCCCGATGCGCCGCCGTCGAAATCCGAGCCGGTGATGACCAAGAGCCAGCTCGACAATGATGGCGACGTCGCCAATTCCGGCACCGGCTTCGGCAAGCCGTCGAAGGATCTCTCCGTCAACTTCGTGCCGGTGCCCTATCCGAACTATCCGCCGGCCCAGCTCACGATGAAGCCGGGCGAGCGACAGCTGTGGCGCGTGCTGAACGCGTCCGCGATCACCTATCTCAACCTCGCTCTGCTGGTCGGCCGCACGCCACAGCAGATCGGCATCGTCGGGCTCGATGGGGTGCCATTGCAGTTCGAGGGCAGCCCGTCGCCCTCGGTGCAACGGGTCAACCACATCGGCCTGCCGCCGGGCGCGCGTGCCGAGTTCATCGTCGAAGGACCGCCGGCCGGCGCGCAGGCCTTGCTGGTGACGCGCGCGGTCGACACCGGGCCCGCCGGCGAGAACGACCCCAACCGCGCGCTGGTGGCCATCACGACCTCAGTCAATGCGAGCGAACCGCAGGCCCGACTACCCGCGCACGCCGAGCCGCTGCCGCGCTCCGAGCGGCCGTGGGTCGGCGACGTCGCACCGGTGCGCGTCAGAAAACTGTTCTTTTCCGAGCAGCCGGAGAACCCGAACGACCCGAACAGCCCGACCAAGTTCTTCATGACCCTCGACGGAGAGACGCCGAAGCCGTTCGATCCGCAATCTGACATTCCCGACATCACCGTGCGGCAGGGCGACGTCGAGGACTGGATCATCGAGAACCGCTCGATGGAGCTGCATGATTTCCACATCCATCAGCTTCACTTCCAGCTGCTCGACTGGTCCGGCGTCGCCGTCAACGAGCCGTTCCTGCGCGATACCGTCAATGTGCCCTATTACAACGGCCGGATGCTGAAATATCCCAGCGTGCGCCTGCGCATGGATTTTCGCGATCCCAGCATCGTCGGCACCTTCGTCTACCACTGTCACGTCCTCGAACATGAGGACGGCGGCATGATGGGACGGATCAAGGTCGTGCCGCGAGACACTGCAAGTTCCACCAAACCGCTCAACCAGCAAAAAGGAGAGCTTTAA
- a CDS encoding alkaline phosphatase family protein yields the protein MPDKHRSRWLQGCRLTLSALALGQFTAGPVLAEDWNHHGGHETRSPIKHVIVIIGENRSFDHVFATYVPERHDESVFNLLSQGIVKLDHNKNAIPGPNFEKAHQQAATDTGLNDAFLLSPPKQNFPKDQLPAPLVGGPKVSYIPNKCGSSPITTCEASLALAQQSESGLPSEYYQYLLTGGTGQTSATPDARITNVSALPAGPFQLTNSDAMPYDTYSASPVHRFYQMWQQLNCNHSAASRDNPSGCGGNLFAWVEVTVGAGANGAAQPSNFSTDYSPTATTTGEGSTALGFYNVQKGDVPYFTSLAQKYAMSDNFHQSVNGGTGANHIMFGHADMLYFSDTYGNAAVPPNGTQVFGGTPDAGIVHQIENPNPAVGTNNWYTEDGYGAGGNGGFPAPYQTSPVSGGGSYSDCSDPSQPGVKPILDYLKGLRINPNCEPGHYYLLNNYNPGYFGNGKNAYTDTNPSNTPFTIPPSTRKSIGDSLNERNVSWKYYGDQWNNYVNDPYQLNWGVAGPNADEYCNICNPFQYDTSIMSHPDQVAAHIKDSSDLYSDLSKHSLPAVSIVKPSGFTDGHPASSKLNLFEGFTKKIVDQVQASDYAKDTAIFITFDEGGGYFDSGYVQPLDYFGDGTRIPLIVVSPFARQGHISHEYADHVSIIKFIERNWDLQPITHRSRDNFPNPVATPNNPYVPVNSPALSDLFDFFDFDGGDHHHGGGWEH from the coding sequence ATGCCCGACAAGCACAGGTCACGTTGGCTGCAGGGATGCCGCCTTACCCTCAGCGCACTTGCGCTAGGTCAGTTCACCGCCGGCCCGGTGCTGGCGGAGGACTGGAACCACCACGGTGGACACGAGACACGGTCGCCGATCAAGCACGTGATCGTCATCATCGGCGAGAACCGCAGCTTCGACCACGTGTTCGCGACCTACGTGCCTGAGCGGCACGACGAGAGCGTGTTCAACCTGCTCTCGCAGGGCATCGTCAAGCTCGATCACAACAAGAACGCGATCCCCGGGCCTAACTTCGAAAAGGCACATCAGCAAGCCGCAACCGACACCGGCCTGAACGATGCGTTCCTGCTGAGCCCGCCGAAGCAGAACTTCCCGAAGGACCAGTTGCCGGCTCCGCTGGTCGGCGGCCCCAAGGTCTCCTACATCCCGAACAAATGCGGCAGCTCGCCGATCACCACCTGCGAAGCGTCGCTTGCGCTGGCGCAGCAGTCGGAATCCGGCCTGCCGTCCGAGTACTACCAGTACCTGTTGACCGGCGGCACCGGTCAGACGTCGGCGACCCCCGACGCGCGCATCACCAATGTCAGCGCGCTGCCGGCCGGTCCGTTCCAGCTCACCAACAGCGATGCGATGCCCTACGACACCTATTCGGCGAGCCCGGTGCATCGCTTCTACCAGATGTGGCAGCAGCTGAACTGCAACCACTCGGCGGCCAGCCGCGACAATCCGTCGGGCTGCGGCGGCAATCTGTTCGCCTGGGTCGAGGTGACCGTCGGCGCCGGCGCCAATGGCGCGGCGCAGCCCTCCAACTTCTCGACGGACTATTCGCCGACGGCGACGACCACGGGCGAAGGTTCGACGGCGCTCGGCTTCTACAACGTGCAGAAGGGCGACGTGCCGTACTTCACGTCTCTCGCGCAGAAATACGCGATGAGCGACAACTTCCACCAGTCCGTCAACGGCGGCACCGGTGCCAACCACATCATGTTCGGTCATGCCGACATGCTTTATTTCAGCGACACCTACGGCAACGCCGCCGTGCCGCCGAACGGCACGCAGGTGTTCGGCGGCACGCCCGACGCCGGCATCGTGCATCAGATCGAGAATCCGAATCCGGCTGTCGGCACCAACAACTGGTACACCGAGGACGGCTACGGCGCCGGCGGCAATGGCGGCTTCCCGGCGCCCTACCAGACGAGCCCGGTGTCCGGCGGCGGCTCCTACAGCGACTGCTCGGATCCGAGCCAGCCTGGCGTCAAGCCGATCCTGGACTATCTGAAGGGGCTCCGGATCAATCCGAACTGCGAACCGGGTCACTACTATCTCTTGAACAACTACAATCCGGGTTATTTCGGCAACGGCAAGAACGCCTACACCGACACCAATCCGTCCAACACGCCGTTCACGATCCCGCCGTCGACCCGCAAGAGCATCGGCGACAGCCTGAACGAGCGCAACGTCTCCTGGAAGTATTACGGCGACCAGTGGAACAACTACGTCAACGATCCCTACCAGCTCAACTGGGGCGTGGCTGGTCCGAATGCCGACGAGTACTGCAACATCTGCAATCCGTTCCAGTACGACACCTCGATCATGTCGCACCCGGACCAGGTCGCCGCCCATATCAAGGACTCGTCTGACCTGTACTCCGACCTCTCCAAGCATTCGCTGCCGGCGGTCTCGATCGTCAAGCCGAGCGGCTTCACCGACGGCCACCCGGCGTCGTCCAAGCTCAACCTGTTCGAAGGCTTCACGAAGAAGATCGTCGATCAGGTCCAGGCCTCCGACTACGCCAAGGACACGGCGATCTTCATCACCTTCGACGAGGGTGGCGGCTACTTCGACTCAGGCTATGTGCAGCCGCTCGATTACTTCGGCGACGGCACGCGGATTCCGCTGATCGTGGTGTCGCCGTTCGCGCGGCAAGGCCACATCTCGCATGAATATGCCGATCACGTCTCGATCATCAAATTCATCGAGCGCAACTGGGACCTGCAGCCGATCACCCATCGCAGCCGCGACAACTTCCCGAACCCGGTTGCGACGCCCAATAATCCCTATGTTCCGGTCAACAGCCCGGCGCTCAGCGATCTCTTCGACTTCTTCGACTTCGACGGCGGCGACCATCATCATGGCGGCGGCTGGGAGCACTGA
- a CDS encoding GNAT family N-acetyltransferase: MTSIGFRQAQAADLPAIIALLANDVLGQQREDKSSPPNPKYVDAFDAIVADPNQLLVVATADDEVIGTLQLTFIPGMARLGAWRGQIEAVRIAETHRNSGVGQQMFEWAIAQCRARGCNLVQLTTDKARPDAHRFYERLGFTGSHIGYKLML, encoded by the coding sequence ATGACATCAATCGGTTTCCGCCAAGCCCAAGCGGCCGACCTGCCGGCGATCATTGCGCTGCTTGCCAACGACGTCCTGGGGCAGCAGCGGGAGGATAAGAGCTCGCCGCCGAATCCAAAATATGTCGATGCATTCGATGCCATCGTCGCCGATCCCAACCAACTGCTGGTCGTGGCGACTGCGGATGACGAGGTGATCGGCACGCTGCAACTCACCTTCATCCCCGGAATGGCGCGGCTGGGAGCCTGGCGCGGGCAGATCGAAGCGGTCCGAATTGCCGAGACGCACCGCAACTCGGGCGTTGGGCAGCAGATGTTCGAATGGGCGATCGCGCAATGCAGGGCGAGAGGCTGCAACCTCGTGCAGCTCACGACCGACAAGGCGCGCCCCGATGCGCACCGCTTCTATGAGCGGCTGGGATTCACCGGTAGCCACATCGGCTACAAGCTGATGCTCTGA
- a CDS encoding metal-dependent hydrolase family protein has product MSDLSKSFGVPALIASIGLSLLGPLPAQAQQDTGVLFQNVRVFDGKNGALSGPSNVLIRNNKIEKISTAAITADAQVIAGDGRVLMPGLIDAHWHAMLIRPTPATAIAGDVGYTNLLAAAEATATLMRGFTTVRDMGGPAFSLKRAIDEGLVAGPRIYPSGAMITITSGHGDFRQLSELPRTIGGMLSRMERIGGAMVADSPDEVRVRAREQLMQGATQVKLTAGGGVASPFSPLDVSTFTEPELRAAVEAAENWGTYVAVHAYTPVAIQRSIAAGAKCVEHGHLMDDATARLMAEKGIWLSTQPFVDLSGASVLGPAEQDKMRQVVAGTDRVYGFAKKYKLKTAFGTDVLFSKALADRQGAMLTTLTRWYTPAEALTMATSTNAELLGLSGPRNPYPGRLGVVEEGALADLLLVNGDPIDNIKLIEDPAKNFVVIMKDGKVYKNLLGGDRNK; this is encoded by the coding sequence ATGTCAGATTTGAGCAAAAGCTTCGGGGTGCCTGCACTGATCGCCTCGATTGGGTTGAGCCTCCTTGGCCCGCTGCCTGCGCAAGCTCAGCAGGATACCGGCGTGCTGTTCCAGAATGTCCGCGTCTTTGATGGCAAGAATGGCGCGCTCTCCGGGCCGTCCAATGTGCTGATCCGGAACAACAAGATCGAGAAGATTTCGACTGCGGCGATCACGGCCGACGCGCAGGTGATCGCCGGCGACGGACGGGTGCTGATGCCCGGGCTGATCGACGCGCATTGGCATGCGATGCTGATACGCCCGACGCCGGCGACCGCGATAGCCGGTGATGTCGGCTACACCAATCTCCTTGCGGCCGCGGAAGCAACGGCCACGCTGATGCGCGGCTTTACCACCGTTCGCGACATGGGCGGGCCGGCCTTTTCCCTCAAGCGGGCGATCGACGAGGGGCTCGTCGCCGGTCCGCGCATCTACCCATCCGGTGCCATGATCACCATCACCAGCGGCCATGGCGACTTCCGGCAGCTGTCCGAACTGCCCAGAACGATCGGCGGCATGCTCAGCCGCATGGAGAGGATAGGCGGCGCCATGGTCGCGGACAGCCCCGATGAGGTCCGTGTGCGCGCGCGCGAGCAGCTCATGCAGGGGGCTACGCAGGTCAAGCTCACCGCGGGCGGCGGGGTCGCGTCGCCATTCAGTCCGCTCGATGTGTCCACATTCACTGAACCGGAGCTGCGCGCCGCGGTCGAAGCTGCCGAGAACTGGGGGACCTATGTCGCCGTACACGCCTACACGCCGGTCGCGATCCAGCGATCGATCGCAGCGGGAGCCAAATGTGTCGAGCACGGTCACCTGATGGACGACGCGACGGCCCGCCTGATGGCCGAGAAGGGAATTTGGCTGAGCACCCAGCCCTTCGTCGATCTGTCGGGCGCCAGCGTCCTTGGGCCTGCGGAGCAGGACAAGATGCGACAGGTCGTTGCCGGCACCGACAGGGTCTACGGCTTTGCGAAGAAGTACAAGTTGAAGACGGCATTCGGCACCGACGTCTTGTTCTCGAAGGCGCTCGCCGACCGGCAAGGAGCCATGCTGACGACGCTCACGCGATGGTATACGCCGGCCGAAGCGCTCACGATGGCGACATCGACGAATGCCGAATTGCTCGGTCTGTCTGGGCCTCGAAATCCGTATCCGGGCAGACTGGGCGTGGTGGAGGAAGGCGCGCTGGCCGACCTTCTGTTGGTCAACGGCGACCCGATCGACAACATCAAGCTGATAGAAGACCCGGCAAAGAACTTCGTGGTCATCATGAAGGATGGGAAGGTCTACAAGAATCTTCTTGGTGGTGACCGGAACAAATAG
- a CDS encoding HdeD family acid-resistance protein has protein sequence MATYENSSTMLRGLPGPPLWVCVLLGLVMIAAGLLVLGDVVLFTVISAIFIGWTAIVAGAFEIMHAFWTKGWGGFVWQLLLGVLYLACGIVMLSQPVTSALILTYALGLLLLVSGIVRMLVGIGHWRQAGWIMLASGLFGVLAGLVILTGFPATGLWVLGLLLGIDLLSHGVGWLTYALQPAARAAR, from the coding sequence ATGGCCACCTATGAGAACAGTTCCACAATGCTCCGCGGCCTGCCGGGCCCACCTTTATGGGTGTGTGTGCTGCTTGGGCTCGTCATGATCGCCGCGGGCCTTCTGGTCCTGGGCGATGTCGTGCTCTTCACCGTGATCAGCGCCATCTTCATCGGCTGGACGGCAATCGTCGCCGGTGCGTTCGAAATCATGCACGCGTTCTGGACCAAGGGCTGGGGCGGGTTCGTGTGGCAGCTTCTGCTCGGGGTCCTCTACCTTGCATGCGGAATCGTTATGCTGAGCCAGCCGGTGACGAGTGCGCTGATCCTGACCTATGCGCTCGGTCTCCTGCTGTTGGTCTCCGGTATTGTGCGCATGCTGGTCGGCATCGGCCATTGGCGGCAGGCCGGCTGGATCATGCTGGCCTCCGGGCTGTTTGGCGTCCTGGCAGGCCTCGTCATTCTGACCGGGTTTCCGGCAACCGGCCTGTGGGTGCTCGGGCTGTTGCTGGGGATCGATCTGCTGTCTCATGGCGTCGGATGGCTGACCTACGCTTTGCAGCCTGCCGCCAGAGCAGCCCGGTAG